A stretch of the Desulforamulus ferrireducens genome encodes the following:
- the glgA gene encoding glycogen synthase GlgA: MSILFVAAEGVPFIKSGGLADVIGSLPRELRKLGIDVRVMLPKYRDIPEHFKEAMEHCCNLTVPLSWRQLYGGVQRLDYEGVPFYFIDNEYYFKRSGIYCFDDEAERFAFFCRAALEALPHLDFRPRIIHCHDWHTGMISVFLQAFYRQHPFYQDIRTVFTIHNLEYQGLFPRDILGDVLGLPDHYFTLDGLEFYGQVSFIKGGLNFSDLLTTVSESYAQEIQHPYFGARLDGLLRHKKNVLFGILNGIDTDIYNPAADPLIHTKYNWQTPELKGQNKKQLQASLSLPVREDVPLIGLVSRLVSQKGMDLIAHIWQDIMQMDVQMVVLGTGEPRYEELFRYAARQYPTKMSANIFFGDQLAHNIYAASDLFLMPSLYEPCGLGQLIALRYGALPLVRETGGLKDTVTPYNQYTGEGNGFSFTNYNAHDLLHTLRMALSLYPQRQIWSKLVVKAMQADFSWYKSAQKYQNLYKRLGF; the protein is encoded by the coding sequence ATGAGCATCTTGTTTGTGGCTGCGGAAGGGGTTCCCTTTATAAAATCCGGCGGTTTAGCTGATGTAATTGGTTCGCTGCCACGGGAGCTAAGAAAATTAGGGATAGATGTGCGGGTGATGCTGCCTAAATATAGAGATATACCGGAGCATTTTAAAGAGGCCATGGAGCATTGTTGTAATTTAACCGTTCCCCTGAGCTGGCGTCAGTTATATGGTGGTGTGCAAAGATTGGATTATGAGGGGGTACCCTTTTATTTTATTGATAATGAATACTACTTTAAACGGTCGGGCATCTACTGTTTTGACGATGAGGCAGAACGCTTTGCTTTTTTTTGCCGGGCAGCTTTGGAAGCTCTACCTCACCTGGACTTCAGACCCCGGATTATCCATTGCCACGACTGGCATACCGGCATGATCTCTGTTTTTTTGCAAGCATTCTACCGGCAGCACCCCTTTTATCAAGATATACGAACCGTTTTTACCATTCATAATTTAGAGTACCAGGGCTTGTTTCCCCGTGATATCTTAGGTGATGTTCTTGGTTTACCCGACCATTACTTTACCCTGGATGGCCTTGAATTTTACGGTCAGGTCAGTTTTATCAAAGGTGGTCTAAATTTCTCGGATTTGCTGACCACTGTTAGTGAGAGTTATGCCCAGGAAATTCAGCATCCTTACTTTGGCGCCAGGCTGGATGGACTGCTGAGGCATAAAAAAAATGTCCTCTTTGGCATTTTAAACGGTATTGACACCGACATCTATAATCCCGCTGCCGATCCACTAATTCATACTAAGTACAATTGGCAAACGCCTGAACTAAAGGGGCAGAATAAAAAACAACTGCAAGCCAGTCTATCCTTACCGGTGCGTGAGGACGTGCCATTAATTGGCTTGGTATCCAGGTTAGTAAGTCAAAAGGGTATGGATTTAATTGCCCATATTTGGCAAGACATTATGCAAATGGATGTGCAAATGGTGGTGTTGGGAACAGGCGAACCCCGCTATGAAGAGCTTTTCCGTTACGCAGCCCGGCAGTATCCAACTAAAATGTCGGCCAACATTTTTTTTGGGGACCAACTGGCGCATAATATTTATGCTGCTTCAGATCTCTTTTTAATGCCCTCCCTTTACGAACCCTGCGGTTTGGGACAGCTTATTGCCTTGCGCTATGGCGCCTTACCCCTGGTCCGGGAAACAGGGGGGTTAAAGGATACGGTCACTCCTTATAACCAATATACCGGGGAAGGAAATGGCTTTAGTTTTACCAACTACAACGCCCATGACCTTTTACATACCTTAAGGATGGCCCTTTCCCTTTACCCGCAGCGGCAAATTTGGTCTAAACTGGTAGTCAAGGCCATGCAAGCCGATTTTAGTTGGTATAAATCAGCACAAAAATATCAAAACTTGTATAAGAGATTAGGTTTTTAA
- the glgD gene encoding glucose-1-phosphate adenylyltransferase subunit GlgD, giving the protein MKDVMAIINLMEDDNFLKEISYHRPQAAVPFGGRYRLVDFILSNIVNSGIKNVGILVQHKYRSLMDHLGRGKEWDLDRKRDGLFFLPPADFTAPVTNKWDLQYFHSHLDYINNSRQKYVLIAGYHMVCNIDFNEAFLFHKTMNADITIIYKEVDPTKTDLTQCYTLETSQDGRITDFEVKPQKTQSTKIALEICLMEKSLLVDLINRGYSRGDSDLVRDGFIKNLNRLRIYGYPHQGYLANINSVQSYYQHHMDLLQPNISRELFFAKGLIYTKGKDGPPTKYTGSAKVKNSLIANGCIIEGQVENSIIFRGVKVGKGAMVKNSIIMQQCTLESDIYLEHVITDKKVVITKGKHLKGDKHYPLVIRKHAVI; this is encoded by the coding sequence ATGAAAGATGTCATGGCAATTATCAATCTAATGGAAGATGACAACTTTCTCAAAGAAATTAGCTATCATCGCCCTCAGGCGGCTGTCCCCTTTGGCGGGCGCTACCGCTTGGTTGATTTTATTCTTTCCAATATTGTCAACTCGGGCATTAAAAATGTTGGTATTCTTGTTCAGCATAAATATAGATCATTAATGGATCACCTGGGCAGGGGCAAGGAGTGGGATTTGGATAGAAAAAGAGACGGACTGTTCTTTTTACCACCAGCAGATTTCACTGCACCGGTTACTAATAAATGGGATTTACAATACTTCCACAGCCATTTGGATTATATCAATAACAGCAGGCAAAAGTATGTACTCATTGCCGGCTACCATATGGTTTGTAACATTGATTTTAATGAGGCCTTTCTCTTTCATAAAACAATGAATGCAGACATCACCATCATCTACAAAGAAGTAGACCCTACCAAAACCGATTTAACCCAGTGTTACACACTGGAAACTTCACAGGACGGACGTATCACAGATTTTGAGGTCAAACCCCAAAAAACCCAAAGCACTAAGATAGCCCTGGAAATATGCTTAATGGAAAAATCTCTGTTGGTGGATTTAATTAATCGCGGTTACTCCCGGGGGGATAGTGACTTGGTGAGGGATGGTTTTATTAAGAATTTAAATCGCTTACGAATTTACGGCTACCCACATCAAGGGTATCTGGCTAATATTAATTCCGTTCAAAGTTACTACCAACATCACATGGATTTGTTACAACCTAATATTTCACGGGAATTGTTTTTTGCTAAAGGTTTAATTTATACCAAAGGAAAGGACGGGCCACCCACCAAGTACACAGGCTCGGCAAAGGTAAAAAATTCATTGATTGCCAATGGCTGTATTATTGAAGGACAAGTGGAAAACAGTATAATTTTTCGTGGCGTTAAAGTGGGAAAGGGTGCTATGGTCAAAAACAGCATCATTATGCAACAATGTACCCTTGAGTCTGATATTTATCTAGAACATGTTATTACGGATAAAAAGGTAGTTATCACTAAGGGTAAACATTTAAAGGGCGATAAACATTATCCATTGGTAATTCGTAAACATGCGGTTATTTAA